One Mycobacteroides abscessus ATCC 19977 genomic window carries:
- the hchA gene encoding glyoxalase III HchA encodes MPDAADELSRTPVPDPAEDNAYFPSPYSLSQYVPSKTDFTGVQYENAYTGGRWKILMIATEERYMLMQNDTMFSTGNHPVEMLLPLHHLKAAGFGIDVATVSGNPAKLELWAMPREDQAVLDTYAELSAKLKKPQKLSHIIADALGPDSDYLAVFIPGGHGVLLGIPDSEEVRTVLDWALEYDKYVITLCHGPGALLAAGLDRDESPFRGYSLCVFPDALDTGVNIEIGYIPGKMPWLVGENLRKQGVTILNTGITGQTHADRKLLTGDSPLASNNLGLLAAETLVKAVTEG; translated from the coding sequence ATGCCTGACGCAGCCGACGAACTGAGTAGAACCCCCGTCCCAGACCCGGCCGAGGACAATGCCTACTTCCCCTCCCCGTACTCGCTGAGCCAGTACGTGCCGTCCAAAACCGACTTCACCGGTGTTCAGTACGAGAATGCCTACACCGGTGGCCGCTGGAAGATCCTCATGATCGCCACCGAAGAGCGCTACATGCTCATGCAGAACGACACCATGTTCTCGACCGGAAACCATCCGGTGGAGATGCTGCTGCCGTTGCACCATCTGAAGGCCGCGGGTTTCGGGATCGATGTGGCGACGGTCTCGGGCAATCCGGCCAAGCTCGAGCTGTGGGCCATGCCACGCGAGGACCAGGCGGTGCTGGACACGTATGCCGAGCTCTCCGCCAAACTCAAGAAGCCACAGAAGCTTTCACATATCATCGCCGACGCCCTGGGGCCCGATTCGGACTACCTGGCGGTCTTCATCCCCGGGGGCCATGGCGTACTGCTGGGCATCCCCGATAGCGAGGAAGTCCGGACCGTGCTGGACTGGGCGCTCGAATATGACAAGTACGTCATCACCCTCTGTCACGGTCCCGGCGCACTGCTCGCCGCCGGCCTGGACCGGGACGAATCCCCCTTCCGCGGATACAGCCTGTGCGTGTTCCCCGATGCGCTGGATACCGGTGTGAACATCGAAATCGGTTACATCCCAGGAAAAATGCCGTGGCTGGTCGGTGAGAACCTACGCAAGCAGGGCGTCACGATCCTCAACACCGGTATCACTGGGCAAACCCACGCCGATCGCAAGCTACTCACCGGCGACAGCCCGCTGGCATCGAACAACCTGGGACTACTGGCCGCCGAGACCCTGGTGAAGGCGGTCACCGAAGGGTAG
- the glnA gene encoding type I glutamate--ammonia ligase, producing the protein MAFSSPDEVFKFIADEKVEYVDVRFCDLPGVVQHFSIPASAFDQSVFDDGLAFDGSSVRGFQSIHESDMLLLPDISTARVDPFRAAKTLNINFFVHDPFTREAYSRDPRNVARKAEQYLASTGIADTCYFGAEAEFYIFDSVTFDSKMNGTFYEIDSESGWWNTGEPYEEDGSPNRGYKVRPKGGYFPVAPYDHYVDLRDEMSTNLINAGFTLERGHHEVGTAGQAEINYKFDTLLAAADDVLLFKYIIKNTAWANGKTVTFMPKPLFGDNGSGMHAHQSLWKDGKPLFHDEAGYAGLSDLARHYIGGILHHAPSLLAFTNPTVNSYKRLVPGYEAPINLVYSQRNRSACVRIPITGNNPKAKRLEFRCPDSSGNPYLAFAAMLMAGIDGIKNKIEPLAPVDKDLYELPPEEAAGIPQAPTSLATVIDNLEKDHEYLTEGGVFTSDLIETWISYKRENEIEPVNIRPHPYEFALYYDV; encoded by the coding sequence ATGGCGTTCAGTAGCCCCGACGAGGTATTCAAGTTCATTGCCGACGAGAAGGTCGAGTACGTGGACGTCAGGTTCTGTGACCTGCCGGGCGTCGTGCAGCACTTCTCGATCCCGGCTTCGGCCTTCGATCAGAGCGTTTTCGACGACGGCCTGGCGTTCGACGGTTCCTCGGTCCGTGGTTTCCAGTCGATCCACGAATCGGACATGCTCCTGCTCCCCGACATCTCGACCGCGCGCGTCGACCCTTTCCGCGCCGCCAAGACGCTGAACATCAACTTCTTCGTGCACGACCCGTTCACCCGCGAGGCCTACTCGCGTGACCCTCGCAATGTCGCCCGCAAGGCCGAGCAGTACCTGGCCAGCACCGGCATCGCCGACACCTGCTACTTCGGCGCCGAGGCCGAGTTCTACATCTTCGACTCGGTGACCTTCGATTCCAAGATGAACGGCACCTTCTACGAGATCGACTCGGAGTCGGGCTGGTGGAACACCGGAGAGCCCTACGAGGAGGACGGTAGCCCGAACCGCGGCTACAAGGTCCGCCCCAAGGGCGGCTACTTCCCGGTGGCCCCCTACGACCACTACGTCGACCTGCGCGACGAGATGTCGACCAACCTGATCAACGCCGGGTTCACCCTGGAGCGCGGCCACCACGAGGTGGGCACCGCCGGCCAGGCCGAGATCAACTACAAGTTCGACACGCTGCTGGCCGCGGCCGACGACGTGCTGCTGTTCAAATACATCATCAAGAACACCGCCTGGGCCAACGGCAAGACTGTCACCTTCATGCCCAAGCCGCTGTTCGGTGACAACGGCTCCGGCATGCACGCGCACCAGTCGCTGTGGAAGGACGGCAAGCCCCTGTTCCACGATGAGGCCGGTTACGCCGGGCTGTCGGACCTGGCCCGCCACTACATCGGCGGCATCCTGCACCACGCCCCGTCGCTGCTGGCGTTCACCAACCCGACGGTGAACTCCTACAAGCGTCTGGTGCCGGGCTACGAGGCCCCGATCAACCTGGTGTACAGCCAGCGCAACCGCTCCGCGTGCGTGCGCATCCCGATCACCGGCAATAACCCGAAGGCCAAGCGTCTCGAGTTCCGTTGCCCGGACAGCTCGGGTAACCCGTACCTGGCGTTCGCGGCCATGCTGATGGCAGGCATCGACGGCATCAAGAACAAGATCGAGCCGCTGGCCCCGGTCGACAAGGACCTGTACGAGCTGCCTCCCGAGGAGGCCGCCGGTATTCCGCAGGCCCCGACCAGCCTCGCCACGGTGATCGACAACCTCGAGAAGGATCACGAATACCTCACCGAGGGTGGCGTTTTCACTTCCGACTTGATCGAGACCTGGATCTCGTACAAGCGCGAGAACGAGATCGAGCCGGTCAACATCCGGCCTCACCCGTACGAGTTCGCGCTTTACTACGACGTGTAA
- a CDS encoding RDD family protein, whose protein sequence is MARDLGSWLSGPGSVEGAGNSRYPGERLGLPESGPGSAAPLSRRLLALLIDWLIAGGLALLFVKGNLLSPSLSSAQLLTWLGIGVLAVRLWRFTPGQYMAGLQVAPADGTDSIGIGRAFIRNLLIALIVPPLITDIDGRGLHDRVTRTVVIRVR, encoded by the coding sequence ATGGCGCGAGACCTGGGTTCATGGTTGTCGGGGCCCGGCTCGGTGGAGGGCGCGGGCAACTCTCGGTATCCGGGGGAGCGGCTTGGTCTGCCCGAAAGCGGCCCCGGGTCGGCGGCGCCGCTCTCACGACGGCTGCTGGCGCTGCTGATCGACTGGTTGATCGCCGGTGGTCTGGCATTGCTCTTTGTCAAGGGAAACCTGTTGTCGCCCAGCCTTTCCTCGGCGCAACTGCTCACCTGGCTGGGTATCGGCGTGCTGGCGGTGCGGCTGTGGAGATTCACTCCTGGGCAGTACATGGCGGGTTTGCAGGTGGCGCCCGCCGACGGAACCGACTCTATCGGCATCGGCCGGGCGTTCATCCGGAATCTGTTGATCGCCCTGATCGTGCCGCCACTGATCACCGACATTGATGGCCGCGGTCTCCATGACCGGGTGACCCGCACTGTCGTGATTCGTGTGCGATGA
- a CDS encoding MFS transporter: protein MILLAVCLAVFMLLLDMTIVSSALADLQASLGADLSDLQWVIDAYALPMAGLLLTAATLGDRLGRRRLYLLGMALFTTASLVCALSGSAAMLIGVRAVQGTGGAILLAVSLPIIAAAYPQERRGGPIAIYGAVMGAGSAAGPLLGGFLVTHFGWQSIFLVNLPVGVIALIIAARHLPETRAEQTRPVDWVGTMLLTCGLLTGVFAVISLHGGGIGARACAALALCAVVALALFLWWEGRTPAPMLSLRLVTSPGFAGVWVAAAAASGTLIGATNYLALYFMNTLGYNAFETGLRAGPLTLATIAGAPLGILVGKRLPSVVTIPGGVALVAVGLWAATGAHAGTVWTHFIFGSALAGLGLGALSAVTSDAALQFVPLDDAGMATGSVSTGRQIGILLGVAGMGVAFGLAAAGQSGPRAAGAAAINSVLAWGALAAACAAFVSLILLSVATISRSHDPATGESLAI, encoded by the coding sequence ATGATCCTGCTCGCCGTCTGCCTGGCGGTGTTCATGTTGCTGCTCGACATGACGATCGTGTCGAGCGCGCTCGCCGACCTGCAGGCATCGTTGGGGGCCGACCTCTCGGACCTGCAATGGGTTATCGACGCCTACGCCCTGCCGATGGCCGGGCTGCTGCTCACTGCCGCCACCCTCGGCGACCGGCTGGGCCGTCGTCGCCTCTACCTGTTGGGCATGGCCCTCTTCACGACGGCGTCGCTGGTCTGTGCGCTATCGGGCAGTGCGGCCATGCTGATCGGGGTGCGCGCGGTGCAGGGGACAGGGGGTGCCATCCTGCTCGCGGTATCGCTGCCGATCATCGCCGCCGCGTATCCGCAGGAGCGCCGCGGTGGCCCCATCGCGATCTACGGCGCTGTCATGGGCGCGGGCAGCGCCGCGGGTCCGCTATTGGGCGGATTCCTTGTCACCCACTTCGGGTGGCAGTCGATCTTCCTGGTGAACCTGCCGGTGGGTGTGATCGCGTTGATCATCGCGGCCCGCCACCTGCCCGAGACACGTGCCGAGCAGACGCGCCCGGTGGACTGGGTGGGCACGATGCTGCTCACCTGCGGACTGTTGACCGGTGTATTCGCGGTGATCTCCCTGCACGGCGGGGGAATCGGCGCCCGTGCCTGCGCGGCCCTCGCACTCTGCGCCGTGGTGGCCCTGGCGTTGTTCCTCTGGTGGGAAGGGCGCACGCCGGCTCCCATGTTGAGCCTGCGGCTGGTCACCTCACCGGGATTCGCCGGAGTGTGGGTGGCCGCCGCGGCGGCCTCGGGCACGCTCATCGGTGCCACCAACTATCTGGCGTTGTATTTCATGAACACCCTGGGTTACAACGCCTTTGAGACCGGGCTACGTGCCGGGCCGCTGACACTGGCCACCATCGCGGGGGCGCCGTTGGGGATTCTCGTGGGCAAGCGGCTCCCCAGCGTGGTGACCATTCCCGGGGGTGTGGCGCTGGTCGCCGTCGGGTTGTGGGCCGCGACCGGGGCCCATGCGGGTACGGTCTGGACCCACTTCATTTTTGGTTCCGCGCTGGCCGGGCTGGGGTTGGGCGCGCTCTCGGCGGTGACATCCGATGCCGCCCTGCAGTTCGTGCCGCTCGACGACGCCGGAATGGCCACGGGATCGGTAAGTACCGGCCGTCAGATCGGCATTCTGCTGGGCGTCGCGGGCATGGGTGTGGCATTCGGTCTGGCCGCCGCGGGCCAGTCCGGACCCCGTGCCGCCGGTGCCGCCGCCATCAACAGCGTGTTGGCATGGGGAGCCCTCGCCGCGGCCTGCGCGGCGTTCGTTTCGCTGATTCTGCTCAGTGTGGCTACGATAAGTCGCTCGCACGATCCGGCCACCGGAGAGTCGCTAGCTATCTAG
- a CDS encoding GNAT family N-acetyltransferase — MESAAVLIAAPGVGSDRGTDANPRPRYSIVLSSDPAEIEAAQRLRYQAFADEMGAPLPHAVRGPLTGEMIDLDKLDPFCDHLLARDEDTGAIIGCCRLLPPQGYQAAGETFTDSMFDATALDPLRPKLVEIGRVTVAPEHRNGAVMGILWAGIFRYQQMTEHQYAIGCLSVRMEDGGPRGSLVRSVHDFAQRFAAPEEYRVIPRQPVVVDGVPLEDIPPQEKAKIPPLLHGCLRIGGRICGPPSFDPEFDMADFLVLVTKDTARQRYLERLERSLALG, encoded by the coding sequence ATGGAGAGCGCGGCGGTTCTCATCGCGGCGCCCGGTGTCGGTTCCGATCGGGGGACGGACGCGAACCCGCGGCCGCGGTACAGCATTGTGTTGTCGTCGGATCCGGCTGAAATTGAAGCCGCGCAACGACTTCGATACCAGGCATTTGCCGATGAAATGGGTGCGCCGCTGCCACATGCCGTGCGCGGCCCGCTTACCGGCGAGATGATTGATCTGGACAAGTTGGATCCTTTCTGCGATCACCTATTGGCTCGCGACGAGGACACCGGCGCCATCATCGGCTGTTGCCGGCTGCTGCCACCGCAGGGATACCAGGCTGCGGGGGAGACCTTCACCGATTCGATGTTCGACGCCACGGCGTTGGACCCGTTGCGGCCCAAATTAGTTGAGATCGGCCGGGTTACCGTTGCGCCCGAACATCGCAACGGCGCGGTCATGGGAATCCTGTGGGCCGGGATCTTCCGGTATCAGCAGATGACCGAACACCAGTACGCGATCGGCTGCCTGTCGGTCCGCATGGAGGACGGCGGTCCACGCGGATCGCTGGTGCGCTCGGTGCACGACTTCGCGCAACGATTCGCCGCCCCCGAGGAGTATCGGGTCATACCGCGCCAGCCCGTCGTGGTCGATGGTGTGCCGCTGGAAGACATACCGCCCCAGGAGAAGGCGAAGATTCCTCCGCTGCTGCATGGATGTCTGCGCATCGGCGGACGTATCTGCGGGCCCCCGTCCTTCGACCCGGAGTTCGATATGGCGGACTTCCTGGTGTTGGTTACCAAAGATACTGCGCGTCAACGCTATCTGGAGCGTCTGGAGCGGTCCCTTGCTCTCGGATAG
- a CDS encoding lysine N(6)-hydroxylase/L-ornithine N(5)-oxygenase family protein produces the protein MLGIGFGPSNLALAIALSEHPHRLSAQFVDAQSRFGWHRGMLIPGARMQVSFLKDLVTLRNPKSHYTFVNYLTERGRLPDFINQQSFFPTRQEFHDYLDWAQEALEPDVSYSSRMTGIEATSDGFEVRLQDTMGSRPDRLMRARALVLGCGTFPAMPSGINPTARQWHSSQLLHRLEALDVPPARVAVVGAGQSAAEAVAYLHSQYPGAQVHAIFARYGYSPADDSPYANRIFDPAAVDDFYGAPAEVRRQLVDYHRDTNYAAVDSPLIADLYDREYRERVSGERRLWMHNASRIAAVDETPDRVRLAITHLPTSSTELLDCDAVVYATGYRPLDVRAFLGALASCYEFDEEGRPVVERDYRLRPRADAPGEIYLNGSVEHSHGLSSSLLSNVAVRAGEIVDSLVAEAETREAVASFKTG, from the coding sequence GTGCTCGGTATCGGGTTCGGGCCGTCGAACCTTGCCCTGGCGATAGCGCTGTCCGAGCACCCGCACCGGCTTTCCGCCCAGTTCGTGGACGCACAGTCGCGGTTCGGGTGGCATCGGGGCATGCTCATTCCCGGGGCGCGGATGCAGGTCTCCTTCCTCAAAGATCTGGTGACCCTGCGGAACCCCAAGAGCCACTACACCTTTGTCAACTACCTGACCGAACGTGGACGGCTGCCGGACTTCATCAATCAACAGAGCTTCTTTCCGACCCGGCAGGAGTTCCACGATTACCTGGATTGGGCGCAAGAGGCCCTTGAGCCCGACGTCAGCTACTCGTCGAGAATGACCGGAATCGAGGCCACCTCCGACGGGTTCGAGGTGCGGCTGCAGGACACGATGGGCTCGCGGCCGGATCGCCTGATGCGTGCGCGTGCCCTCGTGTTGGGCTGTGGCACGTTCCCTGCGATGCCTTCCGGTATCAATCCAACTGCCCGGCAATGGCATAGCAGCCAGCTGCTACACAGGCTCGAGGCTTTGGATGTCCCGCCCGCCCGCGTCGCGGTGGTGGGTGCCGGTCAGAGTGCGGCCGAGGCGGTGGCGTATCTGCACAGTCAGTATCCCGGCGCGCAGGTGCACGCGATTTTCGCGCGGTATGGCTATAGCCCGGCCGACGACAGCCCCTATGCCAACCGGATCTTCGATCCGGCGGCGGTCGATGACTTCTATGGAGCGCCCGCCGAAGTCCGGCGGCAGCTGGTCGACTACCACCGCGACACCAACTATGCGGCAGTAGATTCCCCACTGATCGCCGACCTCTACGACCGCGAGTACCGGGAACGGGTCAGTGGCGAGCGGCGTCTCTGGATGCACAACGCTTCCCGGATCGCGGCCGTCGACGAGACACCCGATCGGGTGCGCCTGGCCATCACCCATCTGCCGACGTCGTCGACCGAATTGCTGGACTGCGACGCGGTGGTCTACGCCACCGGGTACCGGCCGTTGGACGTACGGGCTTTTCTCGGCGCACTGGCCTCGTGTTACGAGTTCGACGAAGAGGGGAGGCCGGTGGTCGAACGTGACTACCGGCTACGGCCGCGCGCGGATGCTCCGGGAGAGATCTATCTCAACGGATCCGTCGAGCACAGTCACGGACTGTCGTCCTCACTGCTGTCGAATGTCGCCGTGCGGGCGGGCGAGATCGTGGATTCGCTTGTCGCCGAGGCGGAGACCCGCGAAGCGGTGGCGTCCTTCAAGACCGGGTAG
- a CDS encoding TetR/AcrR family transcriptional regulator: MVSVAAKQIARHGLDRLNLDAVAREAGCSRATVYRHVGGKTAIVDAVLARNIAKVTADIQRAVQSADARRRAVVAITASLTAIRHDPVISTMIATMSPTSLGSYLNASSEIPRSASAFTGLADETAAQWISRVVMALLFWPTSDPAQESEMIERFVYPVLKDATASRVSASATSESTISPARTATFDSSEDDSP, from the coding sequence ATCGTGTCGGTCGCGGCCAAGCAGATCGCGCGCCACGGATTGGACCGATTGAACCTTGACGCGGTGGCCCGGGAGGCGGGGTGTTCCCGCGCGACGGTGTACCGCCATGTCGGGGGCAAGACCGCGATTGTCGACGCCGTCCTGGCCCGCAACATCGCAAAAGTCACCGCGGACATTCAGCGAGCGGTCCAATCGGCAGATGCCCGGCGGCGCGCCGTCGTCGCCATCACCGCCTCGCTGACCGCCATCCGCCACGACCCCGTCATCAGCACGATGATCGCGACCATGTCGCCCACCTCGCTCGGGTCCTATCTGAACGCATCGTCCGAAATCCCGCGTTCGGCGTCCGCATTCACCGGGCTTGCCGATGAGACCGCCGCGCAGTGGATCTCGCGGGTGGTGATGGCACTCCTGTTCTGGCCGACAAGCGACCCCGCTCAGGAATCGGAGATGATCGAGCGGTTCGTCTACCCGGTCTTGAAGGACGCCACCGCTTCGCGGGTCTCCGCCTCGGCGACAAGCGAATCCACGATCTCGCCCGCCCGCACGGCGACATTCGACAGCAGTGAGGACGACAGTCCGTGA
- a CDS encoding cytochrome P450, with protein sequence MNTDELFDPQVLEDPYPFYRRLRETAPVWPVGDSGFYFVSRWDLVVEATERAEDFSSNLTAALMKSAEGLAVAPMGPPADPTHVLATGDDPLHHAHRRLVLPTLVARRITALEPVMAQTGSCLWERGVNGDGIDWMAAMGDALPMTMVARLIGLPAGDVPQLVQWGYSSTEMLGGLNTPQRQAQVVTDTMHLVLYLREHLEEELAAPGDDLLGYLAQACNRGDISLDIGVMILVQLVGAGGESTAGLMGNAVRILGENPRLQQRIRENRALLPTFLEEALRLESPFRGHHRHVLTDTTLGGVQLPAGSHLTLLWGAANRDPAIFEDPDVLRLDRPSPRGHITFGKGLHFCVGAALARLEARTAINLLLDRTREFAIKPDGAHWVPSIMVRRHQKLELEVSAA encoded by the coding sequence ATGAACACCGATGAATTGTTCGACCCGCAGGTCCTGGAGGATCCGTACCCGTTCTATCGGCGGTTACGTGAGACGGCGCCGGTGTGGCCGGTGGGCGACTCCGGCTTCTACTTCGTCTCACGCTGGGATCTGGTGGTGGAGGCCACCGAGCGTGCCGAAGATTTCTCGTCCAATCTCACGGCCGCGCTGATGAAATCGGCGGAGGGCCTGGCCGTCGCGCCGATGGGGCCGCCGGCCGACCCAACCCACGTGCTGGCCACCGGCGATGATCCGCTCCATCACGCCCACCGCAGACTGGTGCTGCCGACATTGGTCGCCAGGCGCATCACGGCTCTGGAACCCGTTATGGCGCAGACCGGTTCGTGCCTGTGGGAGCGGGGCGTCAACGGCGACGGCATCGACTGGATGGCTGCCATGGGCGATGCGCTGCCGATGACGATGGTGGCCCGGCTGATCGGGCTACCCGCCGGCGACGTGCCGCAGCTGGTGCAGTGGGGCTACTCCAGCACCGAGATGCTCGGCGGGCTCAATACCCCGCAGCGGCAGGCCCAGGTGGTCACGGACACCATGCACCTGGTGCTGTACCTGCGTGAACACCTGGAGGAGGAGCTGGCCGCACCGGGTGACGATTTGCTCGGATACCTGGCGCAGGCGTGCAATCGGGGAGATATCTCCCTGGATATCGGGGTGATGATCCTGGTGCAACTGGTCGGTGCGGGCGGCGAGTCGACCGCCGGCCTGATGGGCAACGCCGTACGCATCCTGGGCGAGAACCCGCGACTGCAGCAACGCATCCGCGAAAACCGCGCACTGCTGCCGACGTTTCTGGAAGAAGCACTGCGGCTGGAGTCGCCATTTCGCGGACATCACCGCCATGTGTTGACGGACACCACACTCGGCGGGGTGCAGCTGCCCGCGGGCAGCCACCTCACGCTGCTGTGGGGCGCGGCCAATCGTGACCCGGCGATCTTCGAGGACCCCGATGTGCTGCGCCTCGACCGGCCCAGCCCCCGCGGTCACATCACCTTTGGTAAGGGGCTGCACTTCTGTGTGGGCGCGGCACTCGCGCGCCTGGAGGCACGCACCGCGATCAATCTGCTGTTGGACCGCACGCGCGAGTTCGCCATCAAACCCGATGGTGCGCATTGGGTTCCGAGCATCATGGTGCGCCGGCACCAGAAATTGGAGCTGGAGGTCAGCGCCGCCTGA
- a CDS encoding DUF4191 domain-containing protein: MAKSLSPAEAKAAKAEAKARRKAESKARRAQMWQAFQIQRKEDKRLLPYMIGAIVVIVAAFAVAGYFSGGISTFLFPILGVVLGVLVAFIIFGRRVQKSVFTKAEGQKGAAGWALDNMRGRWRVTTAVAGTTQLDVVHRVIGRPGIIFVAEGAPGRLGPLLAQEKKRTARLVGDTPIYDVIVGNEDGQVPLSKLERHLTKLPANITAKQMDSLESRLAALGSRAAAMPKGPLPGQAKMRGGMQRTIRRR, encoded by the coding sequence ATGGCTAAATCACTGAGTCCCGCCGAGGCCAAGGCCGCCAAGGCCGAGGCAAAGGCGCGCCGTAAGGCCGAATCGAAGGCGCGCCGCGCCCAGATGTGGCAGGCCTTCCAGATTCAGCGCAAGGAAGACAAGCGCCTGCTGCCGTACATGATCGGCGCCATCGTGGTGATCGTGGCCGCGTTCGCGGTCGCCGGATACTTCTCGGGGGGCATCAGCACGTTCCTGTTCCCGATCCTGGGTGTGGTGCTCGGCGTCTTGGTGGCGTTCATCATCTTCGGCCGTCGCGTGCAAAAGTCGGTGTTCACCAAGGCCGAAGGCCAGAAGGGTGCCGCCGGCTGGGCGCTGGACAATATGCGCGGACGGTGGCGCGTCACCACCGCCGTGGCCGGCACCACGCAACTGGACGTTGTACACCGTGTGATCGGCCGTCCGGGCATCATCTTCGTCGCCGAGGGCGCCCCCGGCCGACTCGGCCCATTGCTTGCCCAGGAGAAGAAGCGCACCGCACGCCTGGTCGGGGATACGCCGATCTATGACGTCATCGTCGGCAACGAGGATGGTCAGGTGCCGCTGTCCAAGCTGGAGCGCCACCTCACCAAGCTTCCCGCCAACATCACCGCCAAGCAGATGGACTCACTGGAGTCGCGGCTGGCGGCGCTGGGTTCGCGTGCCGCCGCCATGCCGAAGGGCCCGCTGCCCGGCCAGGCGAAGATGCGCGGCGGCATGCAGCGCACCATCAGGCGGCGCTGA
- the lipA gene encoding lipoyl synthase codes for MTEPRKLLRLEVRNAQTPIERKPDWIRTRAKMGPEYKELKSLVRSGGLHTVCEEAGCPNIFECWEDREATFLIGGEQCTRRCDFCQIDTGKPADLDRDEPRRVAESVHTMGLRYSTVTGVARDDLPDGGAWLYAETVRYIKDLNPATGVELLIPDFNAIPAQLDEVFASRPEVLAHNLETVPRVFRRIRPAFSYERSLSVITAAREAQLVTKSNLILGMGETNDEIREALVALHEAGCDIITITQYLRPSPRHHPVDRWVKPQEFVELSEFAEGLGFAGVMAGPLVRSSYRAGRLYAQAMAHHGRPLPAALEHLATAGSARQEAINLIG; via the coding sequence ATGACAGAACCCCGCAAGCTACTGCGGCTGGAAGTCCGCAACGCCCAAACCCCGATCGAGCGCAAGCCGGACTGGATTCGCACCCGCGCGAAGATGGGCCCCGAATACAAAGAACTCAAGTCGTTGGTGCGCTCCGGCGGACTGCACACCGTGTGCGAGGAAGCCGGATGCCCCAACATCTTTGAGTGCTGGGAGGACCGTGAGGCCACCTTCCTCATCGGCGGTGAGCAATGCACACGCCGCTGCGATTTCTGCCAGATCGACACTGGTAAGCCCGCCGACCTGGACCGCGACGAACCACGACGTGTGGCCGAGAGCGTCCACACCATGGGCCTGCGGTACTCGACGGTTACCGGAGTGGCCCGCGACGACCTGCCCGACGGCGGTGCCTGGCTGTACGCCGAAACGGTGCGATACATCAAGGACCTCAATCCGGCCACGGGGGTGGAGTTGCTCATCCCCGACTTCAACGCCATTCCCGCGCAGCTGGACGAGGTATTCGCGTCCCGTCCGGAGGTGCTGGCGCACAACCTGGAGACGGTGCCACGGGTGTTCCGCCGCATCCGGCCCGCGTTCAGCTATGAGCGAAGCCTGTCGGTGATCACCGCCGCGCGCGAGGCGCAGCTGGTGACCAAGAGCAATCTGATTCTCGGTATGGGCGAAACCAATGACGAGATTCGTGAAGCGCTGGTCGCCCTGCACGAAGCGGGCTGCGACATCATCACCATCACCCAGTATCTGCGGCCCTCGCCACGCCACCACCCGGTTGACCGGTGGGTCAAACCGCAGGAATTCGTGGAGCTTTCGGAATTCGCGGAGGGGCTGGGCTTCGCCGGTGTGATGGCCGGCCCGCTGGTGCGCTCCTCCTACCGGGCCGGACGACTGTACGCACAGGCGATGGCTCATCATGGGCGTCCGCTGCCTGCCGCACTGGAACACCTGGCGACGGCGGGTTCGGCGCGGCAAGAGGCCATCAACCTCATCGGATGA
- the lipB gene encoding lipoyl(octanoyl) transferase LipB: MEPVHRSHGSIRSSAAPVEVRDLGVIDYEMAWELQRDIVEARVAGGPDTLLTLQHPAVYTAGRRTEPQERPINGAPVIDTDRGGKITWHGPGQLVGYPIVQLAEPIDVVNYVRRVEESIIAVCAQLGVQTKRVEGRSGVWLAAGGGKPERKIAAIGVRVQRGVTMHGFSLNCNNSLDAYLPIVACGITDAGVTTLSAELGRDVTVDEVHDQVVSSVLDALEGRLPVGATA, translated from the coding sequence ATGGAACCCGTGCACCGCTCCCATGGATCCATCCGGTCCAGCGCAGCCCCCGTCGAGGTACGGGATCTGGGCGTGATCGACTACGAGATGGCATGGGAGCTGCAGCGTGACATCGTCGAAGCACGGGTCGCCGGCGGACCCGACACCCTGCTGACCTTGCAGCACCCCGCCGTCTACACCGCGGGGCGGCGTACCGAACCGCAGGAGCGGCCCATCAACGGCGCGCCCGTCATCGACACCGACCGTGGCGGCAAGATCACGTGGCACGGACCCGGCCAGCTGGTCGGCTACCCGATAGTGCAGCTCGCCGAGCCCATCGACGTGGTGAACTATGTTCGCCGCGTTGAGGAATCGATCATCGCGGTCTGCGCGCAACTGGGCGTGCAGACCAAGCGTGTCGAGGGCCGCTCGGGTGTGTGGCTGGCCGCGGGCGGCGGCAAGCCGGAACGCAAGATCGCCGCGATCGGCGTACGCGTGCAGCGCGGCGTCACCATGCACGGGTTCTCGCTGAACTGCAATAACAGTCTCGATGCCTACCTGCCCATCGTGGCGTGTGGCATCACCGATGCCGGAGTGACGACCCTGTCCGCCGAGCTGGGCCGCGACGTCACCGTCGATGAGGTGCACGACCAGGTTGTTTCCTCGGTTTTGGACGCGCTCGAAGGCCGGCTTCCCGTCGGAGCGACGGCATGA